In Anoplopoma fimbria isolate UVic2021 breed Golden Eagle Sablefish chromosome 12, Afim_UVic_2022, whole genome shotgun sequence, one DNA window encodes the following:
- the csde1 gene encoding cold shock domain-containing protein E1 isoform X3 — MSFDPGMLHNNGHTAYANGTGPGIRETGVVEKLLTSYGFIQCSERQARLFFHCSQYNGNLQELKIGDDVEFEVSSDRRTGKPIAVKLLKIKPEVLPEERISGQVVSAIPVHLDGKSAPGQVPTGSVCYERNGEVFYLTYTPDDVEGNLHLDTGDKVSFYMETNKHTGAVSARNIQLVKKKQMRCQGVVCATKEAFGFIERADVVKEIFFHYSEFKGDLEALQAGDDVEFTIKDRNGKEVATEVRLLPQGTVIFEDISIEQFEGTVVKVIPKVPTKNQNDPLPGRISSRIGFNDKELPFGEKDTKSKVTLLEGDHIQFNISTDRRDKLERATNIDILPDTFDFTKESREMGVIAAIRDGFGFIKCVDRDARMFFHFSEVLEESQLHISDEVEFTVVPVGPVYKLFTKDMLSAQRNHAVRIKKLPKGTVSFHTQSEQRFMGVVEKEVVAASNKNASPTKVKEKEAEEGVIAYEDCGVKLTVPYHNKDLEGGGYPQVGDKVEFSINEVKRTGLQSAVSIRVLNRNASNAKRLLGFVATLKDNFGFIETANHDQEIFFHYSEMCGDLENLELGDTVEYTLSKGKGNKVSAEKVTKVAAVNGISEEDGAAVMMGKVIRPLRSVDPSQTEYQGLIEVTEEGAPKGQNYPFGIMGMSNKGDCLQKGELVKFYVCTVAQTGQKMASNVVPQRRALVECVKDQFGFITYEVGESKKLFFHVKEVQDGLELQTGDEVEFSVVLNQRTGKCSACNVRRVSEGPKQVATPRPDRLVNRLKSITLDDASAPRLVIVRQPRGPDNSKGFNVERKTRQPGVID; from the exons ATGAGTTTTGACCCAGGCATGCTCCATAACAATGGGCACACTGCATATGCCAACGGCACGGGGCCCGGCATCCGAGAGACTGGTGTGGTGGAGAAGCTCCTGACGTCGTACGGGTTCATACAGTGCTCCGAGCGTCAGGCCCGTCTCTTCTTCCACTGCTCCCAGTACAATGGCAATCTGCAGGAACTTAAAATAGGAG ATGATGTAGAATTTGAGGTATCCTCTGACAGGCGCACTGGCAAGCCCATAGCAGTGAAGCTGCTAAAGATAAAGCCAGAGGTGCTGCCAGAGGAGCGCATCTCGGGCCAG GTTGTCTCGGCGATCCCGGTGCACTTGGACGGAAAGTCAGCACCTGGCCAGGTGCCCACTGGCAGCGTGTGTTATGAAAGAAACGGA GAAGTGTTCTACCTTACCTACACCCCTGATGATGTGGAGGGAAATCTCCACCTGGACACGGGCGACAAAGTCAGCTTTTACATGGAAACCAACAAGCA TACCGGTGCGGTCAGCGCTCGTAATATTCAACTTGTGAAGAAAAAGCAAATGAGGTGCCAAGGTGTGGTGTGCGCTACAAAG GAGGCCTTTGGGTTCATTGAGCGGGCCGACGTGGTGAAGGAGATCTTCTTCCACTACAGCGAGTTCAAGGGGGATCTTGAGGCTCTGCAGGCTGGAGACGATGTTGAGTTCACCATCAAGGACAGAAAT GGTAAAGAGGTAGCCACCGAAGTGAGGCTGCTCCCCCAGGGGACCGTAATCTTTGAGGACATCAGCATTGAGCAGTTCGAGGGCACCGTCGTTAAGGTCATTCCCAAGGTCCCCACCAAAAACCAG AACGACCCTTTACCGGGCCGGATCAGCTCCCGCATTGGTTTCAATGACAAGGAGCTGCCTTTTGGCGAGAAGGACACTAAGTCCAAGGTGACCCTTCTGGAGGGAGACCACATACAGTTCAACATCTCCACCGACCGCAGGGACAAGCTGGAGAGAGCCACCAACATCGACATCCTCCCGGACACCTTCGACTTTACCAAGGAGTCCCGTGAAATG GGCGTGATCGCTGCTATACGTGACGGCTTTGGCTTCATCAAGTGCGTTGATCGGGACGCCAGGATGTTCTTCCACTTCAGTGAAGTCCTGGAGGAAAGCCAACTGCACATCTCAGATGAAGTGGAGTTCACTGTTGTGCCCGTAGGTCCTGTTTATAAGCTTTTCACAAAA GACATGCTGTCGGCTCAGAGGAACCACGCAGTGCGCATCAAGAAGCTGCCCAAGGGCACGGTGTCCTTCCATACCCAGTCTGAGCAGCGCTTTATGGGCGTGGTGGAGAAGGAAGTGGTGGCAGCCAGCAACAAGAATGCCAGTCCCACCAAGGTCAAGGAAAAG GAGGCTGAGGAAGGAGTGATTGCATATGAAGACTGTGGAGTGAAGCTCACTGTGCCGTACCATAATAAGGACTTAGAGGGAGGAGGATACCCACAGGTTGGAGACAAG GTGGAGTTCTCCATCAACGAAGTGAAGCGCACTGGCCTGCAGAGCGCCGTGTCCATTAGGGTCCTCAACCGCAACGCCTCCAATGCCAAGAGACTGCTCGGATTTGTCGCGACGCTGAAGGACAACTTTGGCTTCATCGAGACGGCAAATCACGACCAGGAGATTTTCTTTCACTACAG TGAAATGTGTGGGGACTTGGAGAACTTAGAGCTGGGTGACACAGTGGAGTACACTCTCTCTAAgggaaaaggaaacaaagtcAGTGCTGAGAAAGTTACAAAAGTGGCCGCAG TGAACGGCATTAGCGAGGAGGACGGTGCAGCGGTGATGATGGGGAAGGTCATCCGTCCCTTGCGCAGTGTGGATCCCTCCCAGACGGAGTACCAAGGGCTCATTGAAGTCACAGAGGAAG GTGCACCTAAAGGCCAGAATTATCCCTTTGGAATCATGGGTATGTCAAACAAGGGCGATTGCCTGCAGAAAGGAGAACTTGTGAAGTTCTACGTTTGCACAGTAGCCCAGACTGGACAGAAGATGGCCTCTAATGTGGTTCCTCAGCGCAGAGCGTTGGTGGAGTGTGTCAAAGACCAG TTTGGCTTCATCACATATGAAGTTGGTGAGAGCAAGAAGCTGTTCTTCCATGTAAAAGAGGTGCAAGATGGCCTAGAGCTCCAGACCGGGGATGAGGTGGAGTTCTCCGTCGTCCTCAACCAACGCACAGGAAAATGTAGTGCCTGCAACGTACGCAGAGTCAG CGAGGGGCCAAAACAGGTGGCGACTCCGCGTCCAGATCGACTGGTGAACCGGTTGAAGAGCATCACCCTCGACGACGCCAGCGCTCCACGCCTGGTGATCGTGAGACAGCCCCGTGGTCCAGACAATTCAAAG GGCTTCAATGTGGAGCGAAAGACTCGCCAGCCTGGCGTCATCGACTGA
- the csde1 gene encoding cold shock domain-containing protein E1 isoform X2 has translation MSFDPGMLHNNGHTAYANGTGPGIRETGVVEKLLTSYGFIQCSERQARLFFHCSQYNGNLQELKIGDDVEFEVSSDRRTGKPIAVKLLKIKPEVLPEERISGQVGPDLHAYPLTVLHGYIHPVVSAIPVHLDGKSAPGQVPTGSVCYERNGEVFYLTYTPDDVEGNLHLDTGDKVSFYMETNKHTGAVSARNIQLVKKKQMRCQGVVCATKEAFGFIERADVVKEIFFHYSEFKGDLEALQAGDDVEFTIKDRNGKEVATEVRLLPQGTVIFEDISIEQFEGTVVKVIPKVPTKNQNDPLPGRISSRIGFNDKELPFGEKDTKSKVTLLEGDHIQFNISTDRRDKLERATNIDILPDTFDFTKESREMGVIAAIRDGFGFIKCVDRDARMFFHFSEVLEESQLHISDEVEFTVVPDMLSAQRNHAVRIKKLPKGTVSFHTQSEQRFMGVVEKEVVAASNKNASPTKVKEKEAEEGVIAYEDCGVKLTVPYHNKDLEGGGYPQVGDKVEFSINEVKRTGLQSAVSIRVLNRNASNAKRLLGFVATLKDNFGFIETANHDQEIFFHYSEMCGDLENLELGDTVEYTLSKGKGNKVSAEKVTKVAAVNGISEEDGAAVMMGKVIRPLRSVDPSQTEYQGLIEVTEEGAPKGQNYPFGIMGMSNKGDCLQKGELVKFYVCTVAQTGQKMASNVVPQRRALVECVKDQFGFITYEVGESKKLFFHVKEVQDGLELQTGDEVEFSVVLNQRTGKCSACNVRRVSEGPKQVATPRPDRLVNRLKSITLDDASAPRLVIVRQPRGPDNSKGFNVERKTRQPGVID, from the exons ATGAGTTTTGACCCAGGCATGCTCCATAACAATGGGCACACTGCATATGCCAACGGCACGGGGCCCGGCATCCGAGAGACTGGTGTGGTGGAGAAGCTCCTGACGTCGTACGGGTTCATACAGTGCTCCGAGCGTCAGGCCCGTCTCTTCTTCCACTGCTCCCAGTACAATGGCAATCTGCAGGAACTTAAAATAGGAG ATGATGTAGAATTTGAGGTATCCTCTGACAGGCGCACTGGCAAGCCCATAGCAGTGAAGCTGCTAAAGATAAAGCCAGAGGTGCTGCCAGAGGAGCGCATCTCGGGCCAGGTGGGGCCAGACCTGCACGCCTATCCCTTAACTGTGCTGCATGGTTATATTCATCCA GTTGTCTCGGCGATCCCGGTGCACTTGGACGGAAAGTCAGCACCTGGCCAGGTGCCCACTGGCAGCGTGTGTTATGAAAGAAACGGA GAAGTGTTCTACCTTACCTACACCCCTGATGATGTGGAGGGAAATCTCCACCTGGACACGGGCGACAAAGTCAGCTTTTACATGGAAACCAACAAGCA TACCGGTGCGGTCAGCGCTCGTAATATTCAACTTGTGAAGAAAAAGCAAATGAGGTGCCAAGGTGTGGTGTGCGCTACAAAG GAGGCCTTTGGGTTCATTGAGCGGGCCGACGTGGTGAAGGAGATCTTCTTCCACTACAGCGAGTTCAAGGGGGATCTTGAGGCTCTGCAGGCTGGAGACGATGTTGAGTTCACCATCAAGGACAGAAAT GGTAAAGAGGTAGCCACCGAAGTGAGGCTGCTCCCCCAGGGGACCGTAATCTTTGAGGACATCAGCATTGAGCAGTTCGAGGGCACCGTCGTTAAGGTCATTCCCAAGGTCCCCACCAAAAACCAG AACGACCCTTTACCGGGCCGGATCAGCTCCCGCATTGGTTTCAATGACAAGGAGCTGCCTTTTGGCGAGAAGGACACTAAGTCCAAGGTGACCCTTCTGGAGGGAGACCACATACAGTTCAACATCTCCACCGACCGCAGGGACAAGCTGGAGAGAGCCACCAACATCGACATCCTCCCGGACACCTTCGACTTTACCAAGGAGTCCCGTGAAATG GGCGTGATCGCTGCTATACGTGACGGCTTTGGCTTCATCAAGTGCGTTGATCGGGACGCCAGGATGTTCTTCCACTTCAGTGAAGTCCTGGAGGAAAGCCAACTGCACATCTCAGATGAAGTGGAGTTCACTGTTGTGCCC GACATGCTGTCGGCTCAGAGGAACCACGCAGTGCGCATCAAGAAGCTGCCCAAGGGCACGGTGTCCTTCCATACCCAGTCTGAGCAGCGCTTTATGGGCGTGGTGGAGAAGGAAGTGGTGGCAGCCAGCAACAAGAATGCCAGTCCCACCAAGGTCAAGGAAAAG GAGGCTGAGGAAGGAGTGATTGCATATGAAGACTGTGGAGTGAAGCTCACTGTGCCGTACCATAATAAGGACTTAGAGGGAGGAGGATACCCACAGGTTGGAGACAAG GTGGAGTTCTCCATCAACGAAGTGAAGCGCACTGGCCTGCAGAGCGCCGTGTCCATTAGGGTCCTCAACCGCAACGCCTCCAATGCCAAGAGACTGCTCGGATTTGTCGCGACGCTGAAGGACAACTTTGGCTTCATCGAGACGGCAAATCACGACCAGGAGATTTTCTTTCACTACAG TGAAATGTGTGGGGACTTGGAGAACTTAGAGCTGGGTGACACAGTGGAGTACACTCTCTCTAAgggaaaaggaaacaaagtcAGTGCTGAGAAAGTTACAAAAGTGGCCGCAG TGAACGGCATTAGCGAGGAGGACGGTGCAGCGGTGATGATGGGGAAGGTCATCCGTCCCTTGCGCAGTGTGGATCCCTCCCAGACGGAGTACCAAGGGCTCATTGAAGTCACAGAGGAAG GTGCACCTAAAGGCCAGAATTATCCCTTTGGAATCATGGGTATGTCAAACAAGGGCGATTGCCTGCAGAAAGGAGAACTTGTGAAGTTCTACGTTTGCACAGTAGCCCAGACTGGACAGAAGATGGCCTCTAATGTGGTTCCTCAGCGCAGAGCGTTGGTGGAGTGTGTCAAAGACCAG TTTGGCTTCATCACATATGAAGTTGGTGAGAGCAAGAAGCTGTTCTTCCATGTAAAAGAGGTGCAAGATGGCCTAGAGCTCCAGACCGGGGATGAGGTGGAGTTCTCCGTCGTCCTCAACCAACGCACAGGAAAATGTAGTGCCTGCAACGTACGCAGAGTCAG CGAGGGGCCAAAACAGGTGGCGACTCCGCGTCCAGATCGACTGGTGAACCGGTTGAAGAGCATCACCCTCGACGACGCCAGCGCTCCACGCCTGGTGATCGTGAGACAGCCCCGTGGTCCAGACAATTCAAAG GGCTTCAATGTGGAGCGAAAGACTCGCCAGCCTGGCGTCATCGACTGA
- the csde1 gene encoding cold shock domain-containing protein E1 isoform X4, with product MSFDPGMLHNNGHTAYANGTGPGIRETGVVEKLLTSYGFIQCSERQARLFFHCSQYNGNLQELKIGDDVEFEVSSDRRTGKPIAVKLLKIKPEVLPEERISGQVVSAIPVHLDGKSAPGQVPTGSVCYERNGEVFYLTYTPDDVEGNLHLDTGDKVSFYMETNKHTGAVSARNIQLVKKKQMRCQGVVCATKEAFGFIERADVVKEIFFHYSEFKGDLEALQAGDDVEFTIKDRNGKEVATEVRLLPQGTVIFEDISIEQFEGTVVKVIPKVPTKNQNDPLPGRISSRIGFNDKELPFGEKDTKSKVTLLEGDHIQFNISTDRRDKLERATNIDILPDTFDFTKESREMGVIAAIRDGFGFIKCVDRDARMFFHFSEVLEESQLHISDEVEFTVVPDMLSAQRNHAVRIKKLPKGTVSFHTQSEQRFMGVVEKEVVAASNKNASPTKVKEKEAEEGVIAYEDCGVKLTVPYHNKDLEGGGYPQVGDKVEFSINEVKRTGLQSAVSIRVLNRNASNAKRLLGFVATLKDNFGFIETANHDQEIFFHYSEMCGDLENLELGDTVEYTLSKGKGNKVSAEKVTKVAAVNGISEEDGAAVMMGKVIRPLRSVDPSQTEYQGLIEVTEEGAPKGQNYPFGIMGMSNKGDCLQKGELVKFYVCTVAQTGQKMASNVVPQRRALVECVKDQFGFITYEVGESKKLFFHVKEVQDGLELQTGDEVEFSVVLNQRTGKCSACNVRRVSEGPKQVATPRPDRLVNRLKSITLDDASAPRLVIVRQPRGPDNSKGFNVERKTRQPGVID from the exons ATGAGTTTTGACCCAGGCATGCTCCATAACAATGGGCACACTGCATATGCCAACGGCACGGGGCCCGGCATCCGAGAGACTGGTGTGGTGGAGAAGCTCCTGACGTCGTACGGGTTCATACAGTGCTCCGAGCGTCAGGCCCGTCTCTTCTTCCACTGCTCCCAGTACAATGGCAATCTGCAGGAACTTAAAATAGGAG ATGATGTAGAATTTGAGGTATCCTCTGACAGGCGCACTGGCAAGCCCATAGCAGTGAAGCTGCTAAAGATAAAGCCAGAGGTGCTGCCAGAGGAGCGCATCTCGGGCCAG GTTGTCTCGGCGATCCCGGTGCACTTGGACGGAAAGTCAGCACCTGGCCAGGTGCCCACTGGCAGCGTGTGTTATGAAAGAAACGGA GAAGTGTTCTACCTTACCTACACCCCTGATGATGTGGAGGGAAATCTCCACCTGGACACGGGCGACAAAGTCAGCTTTTACATGGAAACCAACAAGCA TACCGGTGCGGTCAGCGCTCGTAATATTCAACTTGTGAAGAAAAAGCAAATGAGGTGCCAAGGTGTGGTGTGCGCTACAAAG GAGGCCTTTGGGTTCATTGAGCGGGCCGACGTGGTGAAGGAGATCTTCTTCCACTACAGCGAGTTCAAGGGGGATCTTGAGGCTCTGCAGGCTGGAGACGATGTTGAGTTCACCATCAAGGACAGAAAT GGTAAAGAGGTAGCCACCGAAGTGAGGCTGCTCCCCCAGGGGACCGTAATCTTTGAGGACATCAGCATTGAGCAGTTCGAGGGCACCGTCGTTAAGGTCATTCCCAAGGTCCCCACCAAAAACCAG AACGACCCTTTACCGGGCCGGATCAGCTCCCGCATTGGTTTCAATGACAAGGAGCTGCCTTTTGGCGAGAAGGACACTAAGTCCAAGGTGACCCTTCTGGAGGGAGACCACATACAGTTCAACATCTCCACCGACCGCAGGGACAAGCTGGAGAGAGCCACCAACATCGACATCCTCCCGGACACCTTCGACTTTACCAAGGAGTCCCGTGAAATG GGCGTGATCGCTGCTATACGTGACGGCTTTGGCTTCATCAAGTGCGTTGATCGGGACGCCAGGATGTTCTTCCACTTCAGTGAAGTCCTGGAGGAAAGCCAACTGCACATCTCAGATGAAGTGGAGTTCACTGTTGTGCCC GACATGCTGTCGGCTCAGAGGAACCACGCAGTGCGCATCAAGAAGCTGCCCAAGGGCACGGTGTCCTTCCATACCCAGTCTGAGCAGCGCTTTATGGGCGTGGTGGAGAAGGAAGTGGTGGCAGCCAGCAACAAGAATGCCAGTCCCACCAAGGTCAAGGAAAAG GAGGCTGAGGAAGGAGTGATTGCATATGAAGACTGTGGAGTGAAGCTCACTGTGCCGTACCATAATAAGGACTTAGAGGGAGGAGGATACCCACAGGTTGGAGACAAG GTGGAGTTCTCCATCAACGAAGTGAAGCGCACTGGCCTGCAGAGCGCCGTGTCCATTAGGGTCCTCAACCGCAACGCCTCCAATGCCAAGAGACTGCTCGGATTTGTCGCGACGCTGAAGGACAACTTTGGCTTCATCGAGACGGCAAATCACGACCAGGAGATTTTCTTTCACTACAG TGAAATGTGTGGGGACTTGGAGAACTTAGAGCTGGGTGACACAGTGGAGTACACTCTCTCTAAgggaaaaggaaacaaagtcAGTGCTGAGAAAGTTACAAAAGTGGCCGCAG TGAACGGCATTAGCGAGGAGGACGGTGCAGCGGTGATGATGGGGAAGGTCATCCGTCCCTTGCGCAGTGTGGATCCCTCCCAGACGGAGTACCAAGGGCTCATTGAAGTCACAGAGGAAG GTGCACCTAAAGGCCAGAATTATCCCTTTGGAATCATGGGTATGTCAAACAAGGGCGATTGCCTGCAGAAAGGAGAACTTGTGAAGTTCTACGTTTGCACAGTAGCCCAGACTGGACAGAAGATGGCCTCTAATGTGGTTCCTCAGCGCAGAGCGTTGGTGGAGTGTGTCAAAGACCAG TTTGGCTTCATCACATATGAAGTTGGTGAGAGCAAGAAGCTGTTCTTCCATGTAAAAGAGGTGCAAGATGGCCTAGAGCTCCAGACCGGGGATGAGGTGGAGTTCTCCGTCGTCCTCAACCAACGCACAGGAAAATGTAGTGCCTGCAACGTACGCAGAGTCAG CGAGGGGCCAAAACAGGTGGCGACTCCGCGTCCAGATCGACTGGTGAACCGGTTGAAGAGCATCACCCTCGACGACGCCAGCGCTCCACGCCTGGTGATCGTGAGACAGCCCCGTGGTCCAGACAATTCAAAG GGCTTCAATGTGGAGCGAAAGACTCGCCAGCCTGGCGTCATCGACTGA
- the csde1 gene encoding cold shock domain-containing protein E1 isoform X1, producing MSFDPGMLHNNGHTAYANGTGPGIRETGVVEKLLTSYGFIQCSERQARLFFHCSQYNGNLQELKIGDDVEFEVSSDRRTGKPIAVKLLKIKPEVLPEERISGQVGPDLHAYPLTVLHGYIHPVVSAIPVHLDGKSAPGQVPTGSVCYERNGEVFYLTYTPDDVEGNLHLDTGDKVSFYMETNKHTGAVSARNIQLVKKKQMRCQGVVCATKEAFGFIERADVVKEIFFHYSEFKGDLEALQAGDDVEFTIKDRNGKEVATEVRLLPQGTVIFEDISIEQFEGTVVKVIPKVPTKNQNDPLPGRISSRIGFNDKELPFGEKDTKSKVTLLEGDHIQFNISTDRRDKLERATNIDILPDTFDFTKESREMGVIAAIRDGFGFIKCVDRDARMFFHFSEVLEESQLHISDEVEFTVVPVGPVYKLFTKDMLSAQRNHAVRIKKLPKGTVSFHTQSEQRFMGVVEKEVVAASNKNASPTKVKEKEAEEGVIAYEDCGVKLTVPYHNKDLEGGGYPQVGDKVEFSINEVKRTGLQSAVSIRVLNRNASNAKRLLGFVATLKDNFGFIETANHDQEIFFHYSEMCGDLENLELGDTVEYTLSKGKGNKVSAEKVTKVAAVNGISEEDGAAVMMGKVIRPLRSVDPSQTEYQGLIEVTEEGAPKGQNYPFGIMGMSNKGDCLQKGELVKFYVCTVAQTGQKMASNVVPQRRALVECVKDQFGFITYEVGESKKLFFHVKEVQDGLELQTGDEVEFSVVLNQRTGKCSACNVRRVSEGPKQVATPRPDRLVNRLKSITLDDASAPRLVIVRQPRGPDNSKGFNVERKTRQPGVID from the exons ATGAGTTTTGACCCAGGCATGCTCCATAACAATGGGCACACTGCATATGCCAACGGCACGGGGCCCGGCATCCGAGAGACTGGTGTGGTGGAGAAGCTCCTGACGTCGTACGGGTTCATACAGTGCTCCGAGCGTCAGGCCCGTCTCTTCTTCCACTGCTCCCAGTACAATGGCAATCTGCAGGAACTTAAAATAGGAG ATGATGTAGAATTTGAGGTATCCTCTGACAGGCGCACTGGCAAGCCCATAGCAGTGAAGCTGCTAAAGATAAAGCCAGAGGTGCTGCCAGAGGAGCGCATCTCGGGCCAGGTGGGGCCAGACCTGCACGCCTATCCCTTAACTGTGCTGCATGGTTATATTCATCCA GTTGTCTCGGCGATCCCGGTGCACTTGGACGGAAAGTCAGCACCTGGCCAGGTGCCCACTGGCAGCGTGTGTTATGAAAGAAACGGA GAAGTGTTCTACCTTACCTACACCCCTGATGATGTGGAGGGAAATCTCCACCTGGACACGGGCGACAAAGTCAGCTTTTACATGGAAACCAACAAGCA TACCGGTGCGGTCAGCGCTCGTAATATTCAACTTGTGAAGAAAAAGCAAATGAGGTGCCAAGGTGTGGTGTGCGCTACAAAG GAGGCCTTTGGGTTCATTGAGCGGGCCGACGTGGTGAAGGAGATCTTCTTCCACTACAGCGAGTTCAAGGGGGATCTTGAGGCTCTGCAGGCTGGAGACGATGTTGAGTTCACCATCAAGGACAGAAAT GGTAAAGAGGTAGCCACCGAAGTGAGGCTGCTCCCCCAGGGGACCGTAATCTTTGAGGACATCAGCATTGAGCAGTTCGAGGGCACCGTCGTTAAGGTCATTCCCAAGGTCCCCACCAAAAACCAG AACGACCCTTTACCGGGCCGGATCAGCTCCCGCATTGGTTTCAATGACAAGGAGCTGCCTTTTGGCGAGAAGGACACTAAGTCCAAGGTGACCCTTCTGGAGGGAGACCACATACAGTTCAACATCTCCACCGACCGCAGGGACAAGCTGGAGAGAGCCACCAACATCGACATCCTCCCGGACACCTTCGACTTTACCAAGGAGTCCCGTGAAATG GGCGTGATCGCTGCTATACGTGACGGCTTTGGCTTCATCAAGTGCGTTGATCGGGACGCCAGGATGTTCTTCCACTTCAGTGAAGTCCTGGAGGAAAGCCAACTGCACATCTCAGATGAAGTGGAGTTCACTGTTGTGCCCGTAGGTCCTGTTTATAAGCTTTTCACAAAA GACATGCTGTCGGCTCAGAGGAACCACGCAGTGCGCATCAAGAAGCTGCCCAAGGGCACGGTGTCCTTCCATACCCAGTCTGAGCAGCGCTTTATGGGCGTGGTGGAGAAGGAAGTGGTGGCAGCCAGCAACAAGAATGCCAGTCCCACCAAGGTCAAGGAAAAG GAGGCTGAGGAAGGAGTGATTGCATATGAAGACTGTGGAGTGAAGCTCACTGTGCCGTACCATAATAAGGACTTAGAGGGAGGAGGATACCCACAGGTTGGAGACAAG GTGGAGTTCTCCATCAACGAAGTGAAGCGCACTGGCCTGCAGAGCGCCGTGTCCATTAGGGTCCTCAACCGCAACGCCTCCAATGCCAAGAGACTGCTCGGATTTGTCGCGACGCTGAAGGACAACTTTGGCTTCATCGAGACGGCAAATCACGACCAGGAGATTTTCTTTCACTACAG TGAAATGTGTGGGGACTTGGAGAACTTAGAGCTGGGTGACACAGTGGAGTACACTCTCTCTAAgggaaaaggaaacaaagtcAGTGCTGAGAAAGTTACAAAAGTGGCCGCAG TGAACGGCATTAGCGAGGAGGACGGTGCAGCGGTGATGATGGGGAAGGTCATCCGTCCCTTGCGCAGTGTGGATCCCTCCCAGACGGAGTACCAAGGGCTCATTGAAGTCACAGAGGAAG GTGCACCTAAAGGCCAGAATTATCCCTTTGGAATCATGGGTATGTCAAACAAGGGCGATTGCCTGCAGAAAGGAGAACTTGTGAAGTTCTACGTTTGCACAGTAGCCCAGACTGGACAGAAGATGGCCTCTAATGTGGTTCCTCAGCGCAGAGCGTTGGTGGAGTGTGTCAAAGACCAG TTTGGCTTCATCACATATGAAGTTGGTGAGAGCAAGAAGCTGTTCTTCCATGTAAAAGAGGTGCAAGATGGCCTAGAGCTCCAGACCGGGGATGAGGTGGAGTTCTCCGTCGTCCTCAACCAACGCACAGGAAAATGTAGTGCCTGCAACGTACGCAGAGTCAG CGAGGGGCCAAAACAGGTGGCGACTCCGCGTCCAGATCGACTGGTGAACCGGTTGAAGAGCATCACCCTCGACGACGCCAGCGCTCCACGCCTGGTGATCGTGAGACAGCCCCGTGGTCCAGACAATTCAAAG GGCTTCAATGTGGAGCGAAAGACTCGCCAGCCTGGCGTCATCGACTGA